The Scomber japonicus isolate fScoJap1 chromosome 13, fScoJap1.pri, whole genome shotgun sequence genome includes a window with the following:
- the micu2 gene encoding calcium uptake protein 2, mitochondrial, translating to MASWGRVAALLRNFSRTPRSLRGLTRNRAVGAGVLGSVIGTGVLCFQQYHADSRTLPYTVYAEEQKDAAAPPLSARKIRFTQFASAVYDQEPYMTPRDFLYSVMLENVDRKLQKKQLTKEEVDKMLNAASKAKAGNDLFRHFGDNGLISYTEYLFLLTILTKPHTGFHIAFKMLDVDGNEQVDKKEFLKLKKIIGKNKKRVPVDSIEKPVEEVQSVNTTLQAYFFGKNGDKKLQYKEFHRFMVDLQDEVQEMEFRQFSKGMDTMRREDFAEWLLHYTNEEDNEIYWENMRKKIPAGQSITFNEFKVFCLFTNNLEDFAFSMKLVTNAHRPVGMAQFRRAVKIATGHDLSENVLDTVFKLFDMDGDNCLSHKEFIGVMKDRVLRGLRVQPQNGFSGFWKCVKQETLKGAQEALGENASPL from the exons ATGGCTAGCTGGGGAAGAGTCGCTGCTCTCCTGAGGAACTTTTCCAGGACCCCTCGCTCTCTGAGGGGTTTAACACGGAACAGAGCAGTAGGAGCTGGTGTTTTGGGCTCTGTTATCGGAACAGGAGTTCTGTGTTTCCAGCAGTATCATGCAGACAGCAGGACTCTGCCCTACACCGTGTATGCTGAGGAACAAAAA GatgctgcagctcctcctctgtctgccaGGAAGATCCGGTTCACCCAGTTCGCCTCAGCTGTCTACGATCAGGAGCCTTACATGACCCCCAGAGACTTCCTGTACTCTGTCATGCTGGAGAATGTGGACC GAAAACTGCAGAAGAAACAGTTAACAAAGGAG GAAGTTGATAAGATGTTGAATGCTGCCTCTAAAGCTAAAGCTGGCAATGATCTGTTCAGACACTTTGGAGACAATG GTTTGATATCCTACACAGAGTATCTATTCCTGCTCACCATCCTGACCA AGCCGCACACAGGATTTCATATAGCTTTCAAAATGCTTGATGTTGATGGCAATGAACAAGTGGACAAAAAGGAATTCCTCAAG CTGAAGAAAATcattggaaaaaataaaaagagagttCCCGTAGATAGCATAGAG AAACCAGTGGAGGAAGTACAAAGTGTGAACACAACGCTGCAGGCCTACTTCTTTGGAAAGAACGGAGATAAAAAGTTACAGTATAAGGAGTTCCACAG GTTCATGGTGGACCTCCAGGATGAAGTCCAGGAGATGGAGTTCCGGCAGTTCTCCAAAGGAATGGACACCATGAGACGGGAGGATTTTGCAGAGTGGCTGCTGCACTACACCAACGAAGAAGACAATGAAATCTACTGGGAGAACATGAGGAAGAAGATCCCTGCTGGTCAG AGCATCACATTCAACGAGTTTAAAGTCTTCTGCCTCTTCACCAACAACCTAGAGGACTTCGCCTTCTCAATGAAACTGGTGACCAACGCCCACCGTCCTGTTGGAATGG CCCAGTTCAGGAGAGCGGTGAAGATCGCCACAGGTCACGACCTCTCTGAGAATGTGTTGGACACAGTGTTTAAACTCTTTGACATGGACGGAGACAACTGCCTGAGCCATAAAGAATTCATTGGTGTGATGAAAGACAGAGTGCTGCGAGGTCTGAGG GTGCAGCCTCAGAACGGCTTCTCCGGCTTCTGGAAGTGTGTGAAGCAGGAGACCCTGAAGGGAGCTCAGGAGGCTCTTGGAGAGAACGCATCCCCCCTCTGA
- the LOC128371905 gene encoding interferon regulatory factor 2-binding protein 1-like, protein MSSASQSSSRRQWCYLCDLPKMPWAMLWEFSEAVCRGCVNYDGADRIELLIETARQLKSTHGVLDGRSPGPQQSKPSSTGPAEAGRQHGERTDRGRGEYGVAARLPNGLHRAEDVALSEGSRQSPNTRRAMAGAVPSLHGAISHALIAQGLVAAPHGLLAPLSGSRAGATPIAVSTGPIMSDAGRRQAVLGVGASTSALVGIDPVVWRNNEVMAELNEVARCKVEGWPNRPKAVRDVLVALSSCVPFNVRFRKDHNLMGRVLAFDASTTPEFELKVFVEYPAGSGMIFSGVPDLVRQMFRDSAKDAGKAVNSGLRYVEYEKRHGTGDWRGLSELLNDGVRMFKEPPIPEVLPQPDTVLPMAAAGRPVPAKSTTRRRKASPGSENGESDGRPDHPSREPWPRGAYPGMEPHSGMGTPQEGPPRLHSQPSPISALMGVADSLSSSQMARDSPSMSTAHSSTAGRPTSSSPSTASTSVSQASMGPGLSAGGPSSNTSAGESSSSGQGTLLCCTLCRERLEDTHFVQCPSVPHHKFCFPCTRGFIRSQGQGGEVYCPSGERCPLAGSTVPWAFMQGEISTILAGDGDVTVKKENDP, encoded by the coding sequence ATGTCCTCCGCCTCGCAGTCTTCCTCCAGACGGCAATGGTGCTACCTATGCGATCTGCCCAAGATGCCCTGGGCCATGCTGTGGGAGTTCAGCGAGGCTGTGTGCCGGGGATGTGTCAACTACGACGGCGCAGACAGAATAGAGCTCCTCATTGAAACTGCCAGACAACTGAAGAGCACGCACGGGGTTTTAGACGGCAGGTCCCCCGGTCCACAGCAGAGTAAACCCAGCTCCACCGGGCCCGCAGAGGCAGGGCGGCAGCATGGTGAGCGTACAGACCGCGGGAGGGGGGAGTATGGGGTGGCTGCTCGCCTCCCCAATGGCCTGCACAGAGCTGAAGATGTTGCCCTGTCAGAGGGCAGCAGACAGAGCCCAAACACTCGTCGGGCGATGGCTGGGGCAGTTCCCAGCCTTCATGGGGCCATATCACATGCTTTGATAGCTCAGGGGTTGGTAGCAGCTCCTCATGGGCTTTTAGCTCCATTATCAGGCTCCAGGGCTGGGGCCACACCTATTGCAGTCTCAACCGGCCCCATAATGAGTGATGCAGGTAGAAGACAGGCTGTGTTGGGCGTGGGGGCTAGCACATCTGCCTTGGTGGGCATAGATCCTGTAGTGTGGAGGAACAATGAAGTGATGGCCGAACTGAACGAGGTGGCTCGTTGCAAGGTGGAAGGCTGGCCGAACCGTCCCAAAGCAGTCCGGGATGTGCTGGTGGCTCTCAGCAGCTGCGTCCCCTTTAACGTGCGCTTCAGGAAAGACCATAATCTGATGGGACGCGTTCTGGCCTTTGATGCCAGCACAACTCCCGAGTTTGAGCTCAAGGTGTTTGTGGAGTATCCCGCCGGCTCTGGCATGATCTTCTCAGGAGTCCCAGACCTGGTCAGGCAGATGTTCCGTGACTCAGCCAAAGACGCTGGCAAAGCAGTAAACTCTGGTCTACGCTATGTGGAATACGAGAAGAGACATGGCACAGGAGACTGGCGTGGGTTGTCCGAGCTGTTGAATGATGGCGTGCGCATGTTTAAAGAGCCTCCCATCCCCGAGGTTCTGCCACAGCCGGATACAGTGTTGCCCATGGCAGCCGCCGGGCGCCCCGTGCCCGCCAAGAGCACGACTCGGCGCCGCAAGGCTTCTCCAGGCTCTGAGAACGGAGAGAGCGACGGAAGGCCCGATCACCCATCCAGAGAGCCCTGGCCCCGGGGTGCTTATCCAGGCATGGAGCCTCATTCGGGCATGGGCACCCCTCAAGAGGGCCCACCCCGTTTACACAGCCAGCCCTCGCCCATCTCAGCGCTTATGGGAGTCGCAGACAGCCTGAGCTCCAGCCAGATGGCCAGAGACAGCCCCAGCATGTCCACAGCCCACTCCTCCACAGCCGGGCGTCCCACCAGCAGCAGCCCCTCCACTGCCTCCACCTCAGTATCCCAGGCGTCCATGGGTCCAGGGCTCAGCGCAGGCGGGCCCAGCAGCAACACTAGCGCCGGGGAGTCGTCGAGCAGCGGCCAGGGCACCCTGCTCTGCTGCACTCTGTGCCGAGAGCGCCTGGAGGACACGCATTTTGTCCAGTGTCCCTCTGTCCCGCACCACAAGTTCTGTTTCCCCTGCACCCGAGGGTTCATCCGCAGCCAAGGTCAAGGAGGGGAGGTGTACTGCCCCAGTGGAGAGCGCTGTCCCCTGGCTGGATCCACCGTGCCTTGGGCCTTCATGCAGGGGGAGATCTCCACCATCCTGGCCGGAGACGGAGACGTGACAGTAAAGAAGGAGAACGACCCTTGA